One Tamlana carrageenivorans genomic region harbors:
- a CDS encoding hybrid sensor histidine kinase/response regulator transcription factor — protein sequence MQKMSFLVLFVLSWYVNGQNEIYKFSSVSTAHGLSQNSAMAITQDSLGQIWIGTRDGLNRYDGTNITVYRHSDALNSLSSSDIICLEVDREGLIWIGTALGLNKYNPKTDRFTRYLADTSHTSITNNRITSICDFSKDKLWFGTSSGISIYTRSTDTFTTILKGYVIYSVQKLSQKLLVVSTNKGLLKIHVEENNHINIQPIKNTEKYVIQDMMVADDSSVLLATKEHHIVEYHLDNDSISPYFQEKSLNGLNRNVRKLLLDRSGNLWIGTYKGLQIANKNKQITTLYTNINDSESINDNFIKSIFKDAKGSIWIGTYYGGVNIWDESNINFLKITQRPGNSGLSFKSISSIETFKNSIYFGTEGGGLTLLDTVSRSYKYINTENTTELPSDNIKALFKDNDSKLWIGTFNKGVAVYDLKSKQFNTTILPNEVIKLLDDVGVSSIAQRSDEIFIGTLGKGVIRYNLFDNTFEIIAVNMQNREKGLTHNIVRTIKLDSNDNLWVGTFQGLSKIDAQNRISNYFLEEKKEAKYTITCVFNDANNQIWAGTEVEGLFRLEGDTFKKVNLKIEDNEPVKGVRSIVEDKQGHFWISTPNQGILRFNPRENIIVANYTQKDGLPSNQFNYNASFKYFKNYIFFGGSEGVVCFNPDKLIKNSFSPQVVLTSFKIKNKVLHVGGEEGLLNKTISYTNQLELSHDQGNFNISFAIPNYLNATNNHYVYRLLGLEDEWIETSQSSASYTIQDPGTYVFQVKGINNDNVENTEPTSLQIKVNPAPWRTWWAFLFYGFVIFSILYYLLNLLKSRQKLGNQLVLEKLEAEQIKKNNKSKLEFFTNISHEFRTPLTLILGPISQILENYRGSSEMYKKLKVIESNSNHLLQLINRLMDFRKIESDFIKLETAEINIVKFLKEIYLSFSEYAKDGNYQYEFFTSSDQILVYVDRYKLERVFYNLISNAFRYTPKNGKIVIRIIQEKDTVIIQVEDSGVGIAEEFKDKIFERFFELNANRQLVNAYNKGTGIGLSIVKTIVNLHKGKIQVKDNLEEGKGSVFSVELKQGREHLSDADIIHDFKFSDDLEQYVNQLSDSEVILEDDVLDSLKEEDKLTVLLVEDNKPLRKFMRSLLKQNYKVLEAENGKVAYKIALREDVNLIVSDVIMPEMTGTELCAKIKTDVRTSHIPLILLTSRSSLIYKIEGLESGADDYISKPFNVKEFTLRVKNLLNSISRVKEKINANEDLMPEDLVLSSIDENLYKKALQIVEKNISNEQFDIPMFCKELGVSRTVLFKKIKVWTDFTPKDFIQHIRLKKAADLLEQDQYSISQISYMVGFKNPKYFSKCFRNKFDKTPTQYIKTFS from the coding sequence ATGCAAAAAATGAGTTTTTTAGTGCTTTTTGTACTATCCTGGTACGTTAATGGGCAGAATGAAATATACAAGTTTAGTTCTGTGTCTACAGCACATGGTTTATCTCAAAACTCTGCCATGGCTATTACCCAAGATTCGTTGGGGCAAATTTGGATTGGGACAAGAGATGGTTTAAATAGATACGATGGCACCAATATTACAGTTTATAGGCATAGTGATGCATTAAACTCATTATCAAGTAGTGATATTATTTGTTTAGAGGTAGATCGAGAAGGTTTAATTTGGATTGGAACGGCATTAGGTCTTAATAAATATAATCCTAAAACAGATAGATTCACGAGATACCTAGCTGATACTAGCCATACATCCATTACAAATAATAGAATTACTTCTATTTGTGATTTTTCTAAAGATAAACTTTGGTTCGGAACATCTTCCGGAATTTCTATTTACACCAGGAGTACTGATACGTTTACCACTATTTTAAAGGGGTATGTTATATATTCGGTACAAAAACTTTCTCAAAAATTACTAGTTGTTAGCACCAATAAAGGTCTCTTAAAAATTCATGTAGAAGAAAATAATCATATTAATATTCAACCTATAAAGAATACTGAAAAATATGTAATTCAGGATATGATGGTAGCTGACGATTCAAGTGTTCTATTGGCTACTAAAGAACATCACATTGTAGAATATCATTTGGATAACGATTCCATTTCTCCTTATTTCCAAGAAAAATCATTAAATGGATTAAATAGAAATGTCCGAAAACTGCTTTTGGATAGAAGCGGGAATCTTTGGATTGGCACATATAAAGGTTTGCAAATCGCTAACAAAAACAAACAAATAACGACTTTATATACAAATATTAACGATAGTGAGTCAATCAATGATAATTTTATAAAATCAATTTTTAAAGATGCAAAAGGTTCTATTTGGATAGGCACTTATTACGGAGGTGTCAATATTTGGGACGAGTCTAATATTAATTTTCTTAAAATTACTCAAAGACCAGGGAATAGTGGATTGAGTTTTAAATCTATTAGCTCCATAGAGACTTTTAAGAACAGTATTTATTTTGGTACTGAAGGAGGAGGTTTAACCTTATTAGATACAGTTTCTAGAAGTTATAAATATATAAATACTGAAAACACTACTGAACTTCCTAGTGATAATATTAAGGCTTTATTTAAGGATAATGATAGTAAACTTTGGATTGGTACTTTTAATAAAGGAGTGGCTGTTTACGATTTAAAATCAAAACAATTTAATACTACAATTTTACCAAATGAAGTCATTAAATTGTTGGATGATGTGGGGGTAAGTAGCATTGCACAAAGGTCTGATGAAATATTTATTGGTACTTTAGGTAAAGGTGTAATTCGTTATAATTTGTTTGATAACACTTTTGAAATTATTGCCGTAAACATGCAAAACAGAGAGAAAGGTCTAACTCATAATATAGTACGGACTATAAAGTTAGATTCAAATGATAACCTCTGGGTTGGTACTTTCCAAGGGTTAAGCAAAATAGACGCTCAGAATCGCATTAGTAATTATTTTTTAGAAGAAAAAAAAGAGGCAAAATACACCATAACTTGTGTTTTTAATGATGCTAATAATCAGATTTGGGCTGGCACAGAAGTAGAAGGTTTATTTCGATTAGAAGGTGATACCTTTAAAAAAGTTAATTTAAAAATTGAAGATAATGAACCGGTAAAAGGTGTTAGAAGTATTGTTGAAGATAAACAAGGTCACTTCTGGATATCTACGCCAAATCAAGGTATTTTAAGATTTAATCCTAGAGAAAATATTATAGTAGCTAATTATACGCAAAAGGATGGATTACCTAGCAACCAGTTTAACTATAATGCAAGTTTTAAATATTTTAAAAACTATATATTTTTTGGTGGTTCAGAAGGTGTTGTGTGTTTTAATCCAGATAAATTGATTAAAAACTCTTTTTCACCACAAGTTGTTTTAACAAGTTTTAAAATTAAAAATAAAGTTCTACATGTTGGAGGAGAAGAGGGGTTATTAAATAAAACTATTTCTTATACAAACCAATTAGAATTATCTCATGACCAAGGTAATTTTAATATTTCTTTTGCTATTCCTAATTATTTAAATGCTACAAATAACCATTATGTTTATAGGTTGCTGGGGTTAGAAGACGAATGGATAGAAACATCTCAAAGTTCAGCGTCATATACTATTCAAGATCCAGGTACCTATGTTTTTCAGGTAAAAGGGATAAATAATGATAATGTTGAAAATACGGAACCAACATCATTACAAATAAAAGTAAATCCGGCACCTTGGCGTACTTGGTGGGCATTTTTGTTTTATGGATTTGTTATTTTTTCAATTTTATATTATCTACTCAACCTACTAAAATCTAGACAGAAGCTAGGAAATCAGTTGGTTTTGGAAAAATTGGAAGCGGAGCAAATAAAGAAAAACAATAAATCTAAACTGGAATTTTTTACTAATATTTCTCATGAATTTAGAACACCTTTAACTCTTATTCTTGGACCTATAAGTCAGATTTTAGAAAACTATAGGGGGAGTAGTGAGATGTATAAAAAGTTAAAAGTGATAGAAAGTAATTCTAATCATTTATTACAACTCATAAATCGATTAATGGATTTTAGAAAGATCGAAAGTGACTTCATAAAATTAGAAACCGCGGAAATAAATATCGTTAAGTTTTTAAAAGAAATTTATTTATCCTTTTCTGAATATGCTAAAGACGGCAATTACCAGTACGAATTTTTTACATCTTCAGATCAAATATTGGTATACGTCGATAGATATAAACTAGAGCGGGTTTTTTACAATTTAATTTCGAATGCTTTTAGATACACACCAAAAAACGGAAAAATAGTAATAAGAATCATACAGGAAAAAGATACGGTTATAATTCAAGTAGAAGATTCAGGGGTGGGTATTGCCGAGGAATTTAAAGACAAAATTTTTGAACGTTTTTTTGAATTGAATGCTAATAGGCAGCTAGTTAATGCTTATAACAAGGGTACAGGCATAGGGTTGTCTATAGTTAAAACCATAGTAAATTTACATAAGGGTAAAATTCAAGTTAAAGACAATTTAGAAGAAGGTAAAGGAAGTGTTTTTTCGGTTGAATTAAAACAAGGAAGAGAACATTTAAGCGATGCCGATATTATTCACGATTTTAAATTTAGTGACGACTTAGAGCAATACGTTAACCAGTTATCAGATTCCGAAGTCATATTGGAAGACGATGTTTTAGATAGTTTAAAAGAAGAAGACAAACTAACCGTGTTATTGGTTGAGGATAATAAACCGCTCAGGAAGTTTATGAGAAGTTTATTAAAGCAAAATTATAAGGTGTTGGAAGCCGAAAACGGTAAAGTGGCCTATAAAATAGCCTTACGTGAAGATGTAAATTTAATTGTAAGTGATGTCATTATGCCGGAAATGACAGGAACCGAACTTTGTGCCAAAATTAAAACAGATGTTAGAACGAGTCATATTCCATTAATTTTATTAACATCTAGATCTTCATTAATCTATAAAATAGAAGGTTTAGAAAGTGGTGCAGATGATTATATAAGTAAACCTTTTAATGTTAAGGAGTTTACGCTAAGAGTAAAGAATCTTTTAAATTCTATCTCTCGTGTAAAAGAAAAAATAAATGCTAACGAAGATTTAATGCCTGAGGATTTGGTATTATCATCGATAGATGAAAATTTATATAAAAAGGCACTTCAAATTGTAGAAAAAAATATTTCTAATGAGCAGTTTGATATACCAATGTTTTGTAAAGAATTGGGAGTTAGTAGAACCGTGTTATTTAAAAAAATAAAGGTTTGGACCGATTTTACCCCTAAAGATTTTATTCAGCATATTCGATTAAAAAAAGCAGCCGATCTTTTAGAGCAAGATCAATATAGTATTTCTCAAATAAGCTATATGGTAGGATTTAAAAACCCTAAATATTTTAGCAAATGTTTCCGAAATAAATTTGATAAAACTCCTACCCAATATATTAAGACTTTTTCGTAG